In a single window of the Blastopirellula retiformator genome:
- a CDS encoding sulfatase: protein MFARRFLTPLVLTLLLATSLWGEEKQPNVLLIAVDDLRTELGCYGLPYVESPHLDKLAAEGLLFRNHYVQAPTCGASRFALLTGRSPSKTNALQNTAFYSGNNKLSAEQLPSAQSMPELFRRSGYHTVCIGKISHTADGKVFEYNGKGDGRDEVPNAWDELPTPYGPWKRGWGLFFGYEGGSHREDGTGRKDLMEFTATRDEDLPDGMLADAAIESLKELKERKEPFFLGVGFIKPHLPFVATKQDWEAVSKLDVPPPTAPEKPESSFWHKSGEFYKYDAPYEKSNPLATDDALTAKRAYLACVRYVDRQIGKVLDELKRLDLEEDTIVIVWGDHGWHLGESALWGKHAPYERTLKSTLIIRVPGVTEPGVVSDALVDSIDLYPTLVDLCQPSFMQTTHPLDGVSLRPILSGDADQVHDVSLSYWRGATSIRSPTHRLIVKERKGKPPITELYDLQSSADPTENLAASEPERVADLIAKKQAREKSAKP from the coding sequence ATGTTTGCACGCCGATTTCTGACGCCGCTCGTCCTGACGCTACTGCTCGCCACGTCGCTATGGGGGGAAGAGAAGCAGCCGAATGTTCTGTTGATCGCGGTCGACGATCTGCGGACCGAGTTGGGCTGTTATGGATTGCCGTATGTCGAGAGCCCGCACTTGGACAAGTTGGCGGCTGAGGGGCTGCTGTTCCGCAATCACTACGTGCAGGCGCCAACCTGCGGGGCGTCGCGGTTTGCGCTGCTGACCGGCCGCAGCCCCTCGAAAACGAATGCCCTGCAGAACACGGCGTTCTATAGCGGCAACAACAAACTATCGGCCGAGCAACTGCCAAGCGCCCAGTCGATGCCCGAGCTGTTCCGCCGCAGCGGTTATCACACGGTTTGTATTGGGAAGATCTCGCACACCGCCGACGGCAAGGTGTTTGAGTACAACGGCAAGGGAGATGGTCGCGACGAAGTCCCCAACGCCTGGGACGAGTTGCCGACGCCGTATGGTCCGTGGAAGCGGGGCTGGGGCCTCTTCTTTGGTTACGAAGGGGGCAGCCATCGCGAAGATGGCACGGGCCGCAAAGACCTGATGGAGTTCACTGCGACCCGCGACGAAGACTTGCCTGACGGGATGCTCGCCGATGCGGCGATCGAGTCGCTCAAGGAATTGAAGGAGCGCAAGGAGCCGTTCTTCCTCGGCGTCGGTTTTATCAAGCCGCACCTGCCGTTTGTGGCGACCAAGCAAGACTGGGAAGCGGTCAGCAAGTTGGACGTGCCGCCGCCAACCGCGCCCGAGAAACCGGAGTCGTCCTTCTGGCACAAGAGCGGCGAGTTCTACAAGTACGACGCACCGTATGAAAAGTCGAATCCGCTGGCGACCGACGACGCGCTGACCGCCAAGCGGGCCTACCTGGCGTGCGTGCGCTATGTCGATCGGCAGATCGGCAAAGTGCTGGACGAGCTGAAGCGGCTGGATTTGGAAGAGGATACGATCGTGATCGTGTGGGGCGATCATGGTTGGCACTTGGGCGAGTCGGCGCTGTGGGGCAAGCATGCTCCGTACGAACGAACGCTCAAGAGCACGCTGATCATCCGCGTGCCGGGCGTTACCGAGCCGGGCGTGGTGAGCGACGCGCTGGTCGACTCGATCGATCTTTATCCGACGCTAGTCGATCTTTGCCAGCCGAGCTTCATGCAGACGACGCATCCGCTCGACGGCGTCAGCTTGCGGCCGATCTTGAGCGGCGACGCCGATCAGGTGCATGACGTCTCGCTCAGTTATTGGCGCGGAGCGACCTCGATCCGTTCGCCGACGCATCGTTTGATTGTGAAGGAAAGAAAAGGAAAGCCGCCGATCACCGAGTTGTATGACCTGCAAAGCTCGGCCGATCCGACCGAGAATCTGGCGGCGAGCGAGCCGGAGCGGGTGGCCGATCTGATCGCCAAGAAACAGGCTCGCGAAAAAAGTGCAAAACCGTAA
- a CDS encoding vWA domain-containing protein, giving the protein MRVSKFVLLLTVAALCGCRDKTAENRVQYHATDDVAITEVENVSGTKEAEEVDEMLVTDFATVPGAVNGKQEAKKAMDRPVVYPSTPAPMDAAKDQMKLARSRATTASPSFAAAGEMPQIVDGSAGHGEGPGVGGDKFEHVEANPFRTVADEPLSTFSIDVDTASYSKIRSYLVNHNQLPPQGAVRVEELVNYFTYDYAAPTDQHPFAANVEAAACPWNPDHRLVRIGIKGKEIENEDRPASNLVFLLDVSGSMNNTNKLPLLKQGMKLLVDQLGENDKVAIVVYAGASGLVLGSTSGDDKSTIMEALDRLQAGGSTNGAAGIELAYQTAVENYIKGGVNRVILCTDGDFNVGVTSTSDLVTMASEKAKSGVYLSVMGFGIGNHNDAMMEELSGKANGNYAFIDTIQEAKKVLVEQMSGTLTTIAKDVKIQIEFNPNQVAAYRLVGYENRILANQDFNDDKKDAGEIGAGHCVTAFYEVVPASADTPVSTAKVDDLKYQTTREKTEAADSDELLTLKIRYKQPDEDESTLMLVGVKDSGHRFGQATGDFQFAAGVAMFGMLLRGDEQDAEVNLDEITELVSHNVGDDSYRGEFLKLVQTAKTLRK; this is encoded by the coding sequence ATGCGCGTCTCGAAGTTTGTACTGTTATTGACGGTTGCTGCGCTCTGCGGCTGTCGCGACAAGACGGCCGAAAACCGGGTCCAATATCACGCGACCGATGATGTGGCGATCACGGAGGTCGAAAACGTCTCTGGTACGAAAGAGGCGGAAGAAGTGGACGAGATGCTGGTGACCGATTTCGCGACGGTCCCTGGCGCCGTCAATGGGAAACAGGAAGCGAAGAAGGCGATGGATCGGCCTGTCGTCTACCCATCGACGCCGGCGCCGATGGATGCGGCAAAGGACCAGATGAAGCTGGCGCGCAGTCGCGCGACAACCGCCTCGCCATCGTTTGCGGCGGCGGGCGAGATGCCGCAGATTGTCGACGGCAGCGCCGGGCATGGCGAAGGACCCGGCGTCGGCGGCGACAAGTTTGAGCATGTCGAAGCGAATCCGTTCCGCACGGTCGCCGATGAGCCGCTATCGACCTTCTCGATCGACGTCGATACCGCGTCGTATTCCAAGATTCGCTCGTACCTGGTCAACCACAACCAGCTGCCGCCGCAAGGGGCGGTTCGGGTAGAAGAGTTGGTCAACTACTTCACGTACGATTATGCCGCCCCCACGGACCAGCATCCGTTCGCCGCCAATGTCGAAGCGGCCGCCTGCCCTTGGAACCCCGATCATCGCCTGGTGCGGATCGGCATCAAAGGGAAAGAGATCGAAAACGAGGATCGCCCGGCCAGTAACCTGGTCTTTTTGCTCGACGTGTCGGGCTCGATGAACAACACCAACAAGCTGCCGCTGCTGAAGCAAGGAATGAAGCTGCTGGTCGATCAGTTGGGCGAGAATGACAAGGTGGCGATTGTGGTTTACGCCGGGGCGAGCGGGCTAGTGCTGGGGAGCACCAGCGGCGACGACAAGTCGACCATTATGGAGGCGCTTGATCGGCTGCAGGCTGGGGGCTCGACCAACGGCGCCGCCGGGATCGAACTGGCCTATCAAACGGCGGTCGAAAACTACATCAAAGGGGGCGTCAATCGAGTCATCCTGTGCACCGATGGCGACTTCAACGTCGGCGTCACCAGCACCAGCGATCTGGTTACGATGGCATCAGAAAAAGCGAAGTCCGGCGTCTATCTCAGCGTGATGGGCTTTGGCATCGGCAACCACAACGACGCGATGATGGAAGAACTGTCGGGCAAGGCGAACGGCAACTACGCGTTCATCGACACGATCCAGGAAGCGAAGAAGGTGCTGGTCGAGCAGATGAGCGGCACGCTGACGACGATCGCCAAGGACGTGAAGATCCAGATCGAGTTCAACCCGAACCAGGTCGCCGCTTATCGCTTGGTGGGTTATGAGAACCGGATCCTCGCCAATCAAGACTTCAACGACGACAAGAAGGACGCCGGGGAAATCGGCGCCGGGCATTGCGTCACCGCCTTCTACGAAGTGGTTCCCGCTTCGGCCGATACGCCGGTCTCGACCGCCAAGGTAGACGACCTGAAGTACCAGACGACCCGCGAAAAGACCGAAGCGGCCGACAGCGACGAATTGCTGACGCTGAAGATTCGGTACAAGCAACCGGACGAAGACGAAAGCACGTTGATGTTGGTCGGCGTGAAAGACTCGGGCCATCGCTTCGGCCAGGCGACCGGCGACTTTCAGTTTGCGGCCGGCGTGGCGATGTTCGGCATGCTGCTGCGGGGCGACGAGCAAGACGCCGAGGTGAACCTGGACGAGATCACCGAACTGGTCAGCCACAACGTCGGCGACGACAGCTATCGGGGCGAGTTCCTGAAGCTGGTGCAAACCGCCAAGACGCTGCGGAAATAA
- a CDS encoding porin family protein, which translates to MVCAAVIACRLWAGQATAVAQVELESNASLQVIDNDLSADIEVLYRRIAELEAKVAQSQEALFPAEPTEFLPCPSPEPQGCFFSKCVGYDNGFYVRTCDQDFTLKVNGLLQVRQYSDWRNVTTGDDFEAGFVVERAPIIFSGNVLSPKLKYWFILQASRASGTNFLEEGKIIYAFDNGMVFQAGRFRDPAFLREMEVSYTRQLPVERSYYNAVFSSGVIEGISLSKQYDCFRWMTTLNDGANSGSVSNSKDFYQDYTDIACSAGVDFKLFGEWVQYGDFTSWPDEEPAMFLRSSLFWQNEEHADALPLSERASYISYSGEMTYESHGFAAFGSLVGRHSQHDGPDINQYGGLGQISYQVIPNHWEPFVRYEHIWYDGYADISATGTPLNDSTLDIVSVGFNWYFHRQAFKFTIEAMHALDEVPVSVPNTGFLQDEAGQSGQTVLRSQIQLFF; encoded by the coding sequence ATGGTCTGCGCGGCGGTAATCGCTTGTCGTCTCTGGGCTGGTCAGGCGACGGCGGTAGCGCAGGTTGAGCTGGAATCGAACGCCTCGCTGCAGGTGATCGACAATGATTTAAGCGCCGACATCGAGGTGCTCTATCGTCGTATCGCCGAGTTGGAAGCGAAAGTCGCCCAGTCGCAGGAAGCGTTGTTTCCGGCCGAGCCGACCGAGTTTCTGCCGTGCCCGTCGCCCGAGCCGCAGGGTTGTTTCTTCTCGAAATGCGTCGGCTACGACAATGGCTTTTATGTGCGAACCTGCGACCAGGACTTCACGCTGAAGGTCAACGGCTTGTTGCAGGTGCGGCAATATTCGGACTGGCGGAATGTGACGACCGGCGACGACTTCGAGGCGGGCTTCGTCGTCGAGCGGGCGCCGATCATCTTCTCCGGCAACGTCCTCTCGCCCAAGCTGAAGTACTGGTTCATCCTGCAGGCGAGTCGCGCCAGCGGGACGAACTTTCTGGAAGAGGGAAAGATCATTTACGCGTTTGATAACGGTATGGTCTTTCAGGCGGGGCGGTTCCGCGATCCCGCGTTTCTGCGGGAGATGGAAGTGAGCTACACGCGGCAATTGCCGGTCGAACGCTCGTATTACAACGCGGTTTTCTCTTCGGGCGTGATTGAAGGAATATCGCTAAGCAAGCAATACGACTGCTTTCGTTGGATGACCACGCTGAACGACGGCGCCAACTCTGGATCGGTCTCCAATAGCAAGGACTTTTATCAAGACTACACCGACATCGCTTGTTCGGCGGGCGTCGACTTCAAGTTGTTTGGCGAGTGGGTCCAGTATGGCGACTTTACCTCGTGGCCCGACGAAGAGCCGGCGATGTTTCTGCGGTCATCGCTCTTCTGGCAAAACGAAGAGCATGCCGACGCGCTGCCGCTGAGCGAACGGGCGAGCTACATCTCCTACTCGGGCGAAATGACCTACGAGAGTCATGGCTTTGCGGCGTTTGGTTCGCTGGTTGGTCGGCACTCGCAGCACGACGGCCCCGACATCAACCAATATGGCGGGCTCGGGCAGATTTCGTACCAGGTGATTCCCAATCACTGGGAGCCGTTCGTACGGTACGAGCATATCTGGTACGACGGCTACGCCGACATCAGCGCGACCGGCACGCCTTTGAACGACAGCACGCTCGACATCGTGTCGGTCGGTTTCAACTGGTACTTCCATCGCCAGGCGTTCAAGTTCACGATCGAAGCGATGCACGCGCTGGACGAAGTGCCGGTCTCGGTCCCCAACACCGGTTTCCTGCAAGACGAGGCGGGGCAAAGCGGGCAAACGGTGTTGCGTTCGCAGATCCAACTCTTCTTCTAG